One Cohnella candidum genomic region harbors:
- a CDS encoding Ig-like domain-containing protein, whose product MKIPVLKLLLGFSLLFGIGLLTEVFGTTTAYAATDTAADKTEFQNKLYAGLLQRPATYTITYTGGQLPSADVGTILGAIFDSDNYLYYSSKSYKYSWTNTANSSTYTFSFTYWESKTQADAVEAKVNEVLGTIITAGMNDFQKEKAIHDWIETNLAYDTSLVQHSAYAGLFGNKKTVCQGYALLAYKMLSKAGIENKIIEGVANKQLHTWNLVKLDGSWYHLDTTWDDPVPDVAGRIVYDYFNLTDTEIKANHTWTKTYPAAVTEFADTLAAKKTSDAANATFYGDLETSIGLPYLKDENTVQSVTGLTYQIQNAIDAHNHSLKFRYTPKSTALTDIKTAIKGFNNITRYGYGMTDFVRTPDNTDLLVTLNLDYWDPVAVTSVTMSTYAPSVNVRGTVKLAVVVGPSNATNKKVTWTSSDTNVATVNATGVVTAKTAGSVTITATTVDGSFKATADITVIQPVTGVKLDVKSKTLKIGESAFALTATVAPVNASDLSVTWTSSNPSVATVDDSGKVTAVAPGKTVITAKSANGKKAAATIIVPVPVESVALGKTDLTIDINKTAKLAAVVTPKNATDKTASWSSDNEAVATVSKAGVVSALAVGEANITVTTTDGAKTASIKIKVIQPVTGLTMDKTKTLKVSETFKLEVTIGPENATVTSLTYTSSKSSVVTVDADGSVTAVAPGKAVITVKAHNGKTAVMTITVPVSVNGVTMNKTELTLKTGKTAQLAAVISPTNATVKTVVWTSSDTSIATVNAKGLVTAAGSGTATITATTTDGSFTATSQVTVSNP is encoded by the coding sequence ATGAAAATACCTGTCCTCAAACTGCTGCTGGGTTTCTCCTTGCTGTTCGGCATCGGCCTTCTCACGGAGGTTTTCGGAACGACGACCGCCTATGCGGCAACGGATACCGCGGCGGATAAAACGGAATTCCAAAACAAGCTGTACGCCGGATTGCTTCAAAGACCGGCCACTTATACCATTACCTATACCGGCGGACAGTTGCCCTCGGCGGATGTAGGCACGATTTTGGGCGCCATTTTCGATTCGGACAATTATCTTTATTACAGCTCGAAATCGTATAAATACTCTTGGACGAATACCGCGAACTCTTCCACTTACACGTTCTCCTTCACCTATTGGGAGAGCAAGACGCAAGCGGACGCGGTCGAAGCCAAAGTGAACGAGGTCCTGGGGACTATCATCACCGCCGGCATGAACGATTTTCAGAAGGAAAAAGCGATTCACGATTGGATCGAAACGAATCTCGCTTACGACACTTCGTTGGTGCAGCACTCCGCTTATGCCGGGCTTTTCGGCAACAAGAAGACGGTGTGCCAGGGGTATGCGCTGCTCGCTTACAAAATGCTCTCCAAAGCGGGAATCGAAAATAAAATCATCGAAGGCGTCGCGAACAAGCAGCTTCATACCTGGAACCTGGTCAAGCTGGACGGCAGCTGGTACCATCTCGACACGACGTGGGACGACCCGGTTCCCGACGTGGCGGGAAGAATCGTCTACGATTACTTCAATCTGACCGACACGGAAATCAAGGCCAACCACACCTGGACCAAAACATACCCGGCTGCCGTCACCGAGTTCGCGGATACGCTGGCCGCCAAGAAAACGTCCGACGCCGCTAACGCGACCTTTTACGGAGATCTTGAGACTTCGATCGGACTTCCCTACTTGAAGGACGAAAATACGGTGCAAAGCGTTACCGGCCTGACTTACCAAATCCAGAACGCGATCGATGCGCACAATCATTCCCTCAAGTTCCGATATACGCCGAAAAGCACCGCGCTTACGGACATCAAAACGGCGATTAAAGGATTCAACAACATTACGAGATACGGCTACGGGATGACCGATTTCGTTCGAACCCCGGACAACACGGACTTGCTCGTGACCCTGAATCTCGACTATTGGGACCCGGTGGCGGTAACGAGCGTGACGATGTCGACGTACGCTCCGAGCGTGAACGTTCGCGGAACCGTGAAACTGGCGGTCGTCGTCGGACCTTCGAACGCGACGAACAAGAAAGTGACCTGGACGTCATCCGACACCAACGTAGCCACGGTTAACGCGACCGGCGTCGTGACTGCCAAAACCGCCGGCAGCGTCACCATCACGGCGACGACGGTCGACGGTTCCTTCAAGGCGACAGCCGATATTACCGTGATCCAACCGGTTACCGGCGTCAAGCTGGATGTGAAAAGCAAGACGCTGAAAATCGGCGAGTCTGCGTTCGCGCTTACCGCGACGGTCGCTCCGGTCAACGCATCCGATCTTAGCGTGACATGGACGAGCAGCAATCCTTCCGTGGCAACCGTGGACGACAGCGGCAAAGTGACGGCCGTGGCGCCCGGCAAAACGGTCATTACGGCCAAATCCGCGAACGGGAAGAAAGCCGCTGCAACGATTATCGTTCCGGTGCCCGTCGAGAGCGTGGCGCTGGGCAAGACCGATTTGACGATCGATATCAACAAGACGGCTAAACTTGCCGCCGTAGTGACTCCGAAGAACGCAACGGACAAAACCGCGTCCTGGTCGAGCGACAATGAAGCCGTCGCGACGGTCAGCAAAGCCGGCGTCGTATCGGCCCTTGCCGTCGGGGAAGCGAACATTACGGTGACGACCACGGACGGCGCCAAGACGGCTTCCATCAAAATCAAAGTCATTCAGCCGGTCACCGGACTCACGATGGACAAAACGAAAACCTTGAAAGTCAGCGAAACGTTCAAGCTTGAAGTCACGATCGGCCCTGAGAATGCGACGGTGACGAGCCTTACGTATACGAGCAGCAAGAGTTCGGTCGTGACCGTGGACGCAGACGGATCGGTGACTGCGGTTGCACCCGGCAAAGCGGTCATAACCGTGAAGGCTCATAACGGGAAAACGGCGGTGATGACGATCACGGTACCGGTATCGGTGAACGGCGTGACAATGAATAAGACCGAACTGACGCTGAAAACAGGCAAGACGGCTCAGCTGGCCGCCGTCATTTCCCCGACGAACGCAACGGTGAAAACCGTCGTCTGGACAAGCAGCGACACGTCGATCGCGACGGTGAACGCGAAGGGCCTCGTGACGGCAGCAGGTTCAGGAACGGCCACGATAACGGCAACGACAACTGACGGTTCGTTTACGGCGACCTCGCAGGTCACAGTCTCGAATCCGTAA
- the odhB gene encoding 2-oxoglutarate dehydrogenase complex dihydrolipoyllysine-residue succinyltransferase, translated as MFEVKVPAMGESITEGTISKWAVRVGDPIKEGDLLLELETDKVNLEISAEQSGVLSEIVRQEGDTVQIGEVVGLIGEAQGAAAAGTPPAAAEAPSQPAAAAAPAPSSAPAAQPAPGAPSARGAEPAPAAPGDALAPASPAARKLAREKGLDLNRVEPRDPLGRVYPADVRSAGTAPAPSAAAIPAAAPAPAAPGKPEQRKRMSRRRATIAKRLVEAQRTAAMLTTFNEVDMTAILDLRKRRKQSFQDKYEVNLGFMSFFTKAVVGALKAFPLLNAEIDGEDIITKQYYDIGIAVAAKEGLVVPVVRDADRLGFAEIERTIGQLAAKARSNTLELSDLQGGTFTITNGGVFGSLLSTPILNAPQVGILGMHKIQIRPVAIDQDRMANRPMMYIALSYDHRIVDGAEAVQFLVKVKEMLEDPETLLLEG; from the coding sequence ATGTTTGAAGTCAAAGTACCGGCCATGGGTGAATCGATCACGGAGGGAACGATCTCCAAATGGGCCGTTCGCGTCGGGGACCCGATCAAGGAAGGCGACCTGCTGCTGGAGTTGGAAACCGACAAGGTAAATCTGGAAATCAGCGCGGAGCAAAGCGGGGTGCTGTCGGAAATTGTCCGCCAGGAAGGCGACACGGTGCAGATCGGCGAAGTCGTCGGCCTCATCGGCGAAGCCCAAGGCGCCGCAGCGGCAGGGACGCCGCCGGCGGCTGCGGAGGCCCCGAGCCAGCCGGCCGCTGCCGCCGCGCCCGCGCCATCATCCGCTCCAGCAGCGCAGCCTGCGCCGGGCGCTCCGTCGGCCCGCGGCGCAGAGCCTGCTCCCGCGGCGCCTGGCGACGCCTTGGCGCCGGCTTCGCCGGCCGCGCGGAAGCTGGCCCGCGAGAAAGGGCTCGACCTGAACCGCGTCGAGCCCCGCGACCCGCTCGGCCGCGTGTATCCCGCCGACGTCCGCTCGGCCGGGACCGCTCCGGCGCCGTCGGCGGCCGCGATTCCAGCGGCAGCGCCTGCCCCTGCCGCGCCGGGTAAACCGGAGCAGCGCAAACGGATGTCGCGGCGCCGGGCCACGATCGCGAAGCGCCTGGTCGAAGCGCAGCGCACCGCGGCGATGCTGACGACCTTCAATGAGGTCGACATGACGGCCATCCTCGACCTCCGCAAACGGAGAAAGCAGTCGTTCCAGGACAAATACGAGGTGAACCTCGGCTTCATGTCTTTCTTCACCAAGGCGGTCGTCGGGGCGCTGAAAGCTTTCCCGCTGCTGAACGCGGAAATCGACGGCGAGGACATCATCACCAAGCAGTACTACGACATCGGCATTGCCGTCGCGGCCAAGGAAGGGTTGGTCGTCCCCGTCGTCCGCGATGCGGACCGCCTCGGCTTCGCCGAAATCGAACGAACGATCGGACAGCTGGCGGCCAAAGCCCGGAGCAACACGCTAGAGTTGTCCGACCTGCAGGGCGGCACGTTTACGATCACCAACGGCGGCGTGTTCGGCTCCCTGCTGTCTACGCCGATTTTGAACGCTCCCCAGGTCGGCATTCTGGGCATGCACAAAATCCAGATCCGACCCGTGGCGATCGACCAGGACCGCATGGCCAACCGCCCGATGATGTACATCGCTCTGTCCTATGACCACCGGATCGTGGACGGCGCCGAAGCGGTGCAATTCCTCGTCAAGGTAAAGGAAATGCTCGAAGATCCGGAAACGCTGCTGCTGGAAGGCTGA
- a CDS encoding 2-oxoglutarate dehydrogenase E1 component: protein MRTRSDQERTWRDFYGPNLGYVEERYERYLENPENVSPQERQLFADWGAPPAVQNREDPGAGAVPTPSDAAADPRVLQKAVAAGKLVWNIRAYGHLAADIDPLGIGPKTDARMLEPETYGITQADLTELPAQWVWGDAPYPLQNGWDAVRKLKAAYSGTIAYEFNHVHANEEREWLNRQAEAEIPAASLNAEEKKNLLSRIIAAEQFEDFLQRTFVGQKRFSVEGVDVLVAMTEEIVHELINDGARHVLMGMAHRGRLNVLAHVLGKPYGNIFSEFHHSPNKNLIPSEGSIGINYGWTGDVKYHLGANRSIPTGETAETRLTLANNPSHLEFVAPVVMGFTRAAQEDRSAPGAPRRQTDTAAAIVLHGDAAFPGEGIVAESLNFTNLPGYSNGGTIHVIVNNRIGFTTGSKDARSTRYASDPAKGFEIPIVHVNADDPEACIAAARLAAGYRNRFNKDFLIDLVGYRRYGHNETDDPETTQPLIYRKVKAHPTVAALYADKLMREGVLTADEVERLKQEAVGRLREAYEQVKRQEFRDPVHQAQPTAEIGPENPLETAVDLGLLRRINEGLLKRPDGFHVYPKLQRILERRADALNEGEKLDWGHAETLAFATILADGRPIRLSGQDAERATFAHRNLVLHDYETGESFCPLHALPEAKASFAIHNSPLSEAGVLGFEYGYNVYAPETMVIWEAQYGDFANVAQPLIDQFISAGYSKWTQRSSITLLLPHGYEGQGPEHSSARLERFLQLSAEHNWTVAYLSCAAQYFHLLRRQAAICGTQAARPLVLMAPKSLIRNPRVASPATDLSSGSFRKVLEQHGLGESPERVERLVLCTGKMAIDLEETLQKTAAEPDDGREWLHIVRIEQLYPFPEREIRAILEKLPNLKEICWVQEEPQNMGAWFFMEPRIRQALAKPVTVRYIGRPERASPASGFQQVHGLEQQWIVSQALTPKPRATQTTGGNGDV, encoded by the coding sequence ATGCGAACGAGAAGCGACCAAGAGCGAACATGGCGCGACTTTTACGGGCCCAATCTGGGCTACGTGGAAGAAAGATACGAGCGCTACCTGGAAAATCCGGAAAACGTCAGTCCGCAAGAACGCCAGCTCTTTGCGGATTGGGGAGCCCCACCGGCCGTTCAGAACCGCGAAGATCCGGGTGCCGGCGCAGTACCGACGCCGTCCGACGCCGCAGCCGACCCGCGTGTCCTTCAAAAAGCCGTCGCGGCGGGCAAGCTGGTCTGGAACATCCGCGCGTACGGCCATCTGGCGGCCGACATCGATCCGCTGGGCATCGGCCCGAAAACCGACGCCCGGATGCTGGAGCCCGAGACTTACGGTATCACGCAGGCCGACCTGACCGAGCTGCCCGCCCAATGGGTGTGGGGAGACGCGCCCTATCCGCTGCAGAACGGGTGGGATGCGGTCCGGAAGCTGAAAGCGGCTTATTCGGGTACGATCGCCTATGAGTTCAATCACGTTCACGCCAACGAGGAAAGAGAATGGCTGAACCGGCAGGCCGAAGCGGAGATCCCCGCGGCCTCCCTGAACGCGGAAGAAAAGAAAAATTTGCTTAGCCGCATCATCGCCGCCGAACAGTTCGAGGATTTCCTCCAGCGGACCTTCGTGGGACAAAAGCGGTTCTCCGTGGAAGGAGTCGACGTGCTCGTGGCGATGACCGAGGAAATCGTGCACGAGCTGATTAACGACGGCGCCCGCCACGTCCTCATGGGAATGGCGCACCGCGGCCGGTTGAACGTGCTGGCCCACGTGCTCGGGAAGCCGTACGGCAACATTTTCTCGGAGTTCCACCATTCCCCGAACAAAAACCTGATTCCGTCGGAGGGCTCGATCGGCATTAACTACGGCTGGACGGGCGACGTGAAATACCATCTCGGCGCCAACCGCTCCATCCCGACCGGGGAAACCGCGGAAACCCGGCTGACGCTGGCGAACAATCCGAGCCATCTGGAGTTCGTCGCTCCCGTCGTTATGGGATTCACGCGCGCTGCTCAAGAGGACAGGAGTGCCCCAGGCGCTCCGCGCAGGCAAACGGACACGGCGGCGGCGATCGTCTTGCACGGTGACGCCGCGTTCCCGGGCGAAGGCATCGTGGCCGAGTCGCTCAACTTCACCAACCTGCCGGGCTATTCCAACGGCGGCACGATCCATGTGATCGTGAACAACCGCATCGGCTTCACGACGGGCAGCAAGGACGCCCGTTCCACCCGCTATGCCAGCGACCCGGCCAAAGGTTTCGAAATCCCGATCGTCCACGTCAACGCGGACGACCCGGAAGCGTGCATCGCCGCCGCCCGCCTGGCCGCGGGTTACCGGAACCGTTTCAACAAGGACTTCCTGATCGACTTGGTCGGGTACCGCCGTTATGGGCATAACGAAACGGACGACCCGGAAACGACGCAGCCGCTGATCTACCGGAAGGTTAAGGCGCATCCGACCGTCGCCGCGCTTTATGCGGACAAGCTGATGCGCGAAGGCGTGTTGACCGCGGACGAGGTGGAGCGTTTGAAGCAGGAAGCCGTCGGCCGCCTGAGAGAGGCGTACGAGCAGGTCAAACGCCAAGAGTTCCGCGACCCGGTCCATCAAGCCCAGCCCACGGCCGAAATCGGCCCGGAGAATCCGCTGGAAACCGCGGTAGATCTCGGCCTTCTGCGCCGGATCAACGAGGGGCTCCTGAAACGTCCCGACGGTTTCCACGTCTATCCGAAGCTGCAACGGATTCTGGAAAGACGGGCGGACGCGCTGAACGAAGGCGAGAAGCTGGACTGGGGTCACGCCGAGACGCTCGCTTTCGCGACGATTCTGGCGGACGGCCGGCCGATCCGGCTCAGCGGCCAAGACGCGGAACGCGCGACGTTCGCGCACCGCAACCTCGTGCTGCATGATTACGAGACGGGAGAAAGCTTCTGCCCGCTTCACGCGCTGCCGGAAGCGAAAGCATCGTTCGCGATCCACAACAGCCCGCTCTCCGAGGCCGGCGTGCTCGGCTTCGAGTATGGCTACAACGTGTACGCCCCGGAGACGATGGTCATCTGGGAAGCGCAATACGGGGATTTCGCCAACGTGGCGCAGCCGCTGATCGACCAATTCATTTCGGCGGGCTACTCCAAATGGACGCAGCGCTCCAGCATTACGCTGCTGCTGCCGCACGGATACGAGGGACAAGGGCCGGAGCACTCCAGCGCCAGGCTGGAACGGTTCCTGCAGCTGTCGGCCGAGCACAACTGGACGGTCGCTTATCTGAGCTGCGCGGCCCAATACTTCCACCTGCTGCGCCGGCAGGCGGCCATTTGCGGCACGCAAGCGGCCAGACCGCTCGTGTTGATGGCGCCCAAAAGCTTGATTCGCAACCCACGCGTGGCGTCACCCGCAACGGACTTGAGCTCAGGCTCCTTCCGCAAGGTGCTGGAACAGCACGGTCTTGGCGAGTCGCCCGAACGGGTGGAACGCCTTGTCCTCTGCACGGGCAAGATGGCGATCGACCTGGAGGAAACCCTGCAGAAAACCGCCGCGGAACCCGATGACGGGCGGGAATGGCTGCACATCGTGCGAATCGAGCAGCTTTATCCGTTTCCGGAGCGGGAAATCCGGGCGATTCTGGAGAAGCTGCCGAACTTGAAGGAAATCTGCTGGGTGCAGGAAGAGCCCCAGAACATGGGAGCCTGGTTCTTCATGGAGCCCCGCATCCGGCAGGCATTGGCGAAGCCGGTCACGGTCCGTTACATCGGACGGCCGGAGCGCGCGAGTCCGGCCAGCGGTTTTCAGCAAGTCCACGGCTTAGAGCAGCAATGGATCGTGTCTCAGGCGCTCACGCCGAAACCGCGCGCAACGCAAACAACGGGAGGGAACGGGGATGTTTGA
- a CDS encoding ABC transporter substrate-binding protein has protein sequence MIKARSIALLLISVIVLALAASCGSRSNSPGASTGTDSPSVMPSGSANASPSAESTPKELVTVKFSEVIRSIFYAPHYIAISKGFYEEEGLKVDMNTAQGSDKGAAALIAGNADISMVGPETAIYIHNQKGAKTLKIFHQLTLKDGSFLLSRNKTDSFKWSDLSGKTVIGWRPGSAPQMVLNSLLAKEGVKDAKVITNIASTAMVGAFTSGQGDYIQVYEPVASSLVKEGKAYYAASLGEDFGAYPETSFVATSDYIRSHPDIIQSFVNAVAKGRQWLNTASSDEIADALMPFFEGTSKELILSSIERYKSQDTWPAVPELTPEAFDTLQNVLIDNGVLKPEEKLANLEEVADMSFVRKIGQEGK, from the coding sequence ATGATCAAAGCGAGATCGATCGCCTTGCTGCTGATTTCCGTAATCGTGCTGGCTCTCGCGGCCTCATGCGGAAGCCGTTCGAATTCGCCCGGCGCTTCAACCGGCACGGACTCTCCGTCCGTCATGCCGTCCGGTTCCGCGAACGCTTCTCCATCCGCCGAATCGACTCCGAAGGAGCTCGTCACGGTCAAATTTTCGGAGGTCATCCGTTCCATTTTCTATGCGCCCCATTACATCGCGATTTCGAAAGGTTTTTACGAGGAAGAAGGCCTTAAGGTCGACATGAACACCGCGCAAGGCTCCGACAAAGGGGCCGCGGCTTTAATTGCCGGAAACGCCGATATCTCGATGGTCGGCCCGGAAACCGCGATCTACATCCATAACCAGAAGGGCGCCAAAACGCTGAAAATTTTTCACCAGCTGACGCTCAAGGACGGCTCCTTCCTGCTGTCCCGCAACAAGACGGATTCCTTCAAATGGAGCGATCTGTCCGGCAAAACGGTGATCGGCTGGAGGCCGGGGAGCGCGCCCCAGATGGTGCTGAACTCGCTGCTCGCCAAGGAAGGCGTGAAGGACGCCAAAGTGATCACCAATATCGCCAGCACGGCCATGGTCGGCGCCTTCACGAGCGGCCAAGGGGATTATATTCAGGTTTACGAACCGGTCGCTTCCTCGCTCGTGAAGGAAGGAAAGGCCTATTACGCCGCTTCACTTGGGGAAGACTTCGGCGCCTATCCGGAAACCTCGTTCGTCGCCACCTCGGACTACATCCGGAGCCATCCCGACATCATTCAAAGCTTCGTAAACGCGGTCGCCAAAGGCCGGCAGTGGCTCAATACCGCTTCTTCCGACGAAATCGCGGATGCGTTGATGCCTTTCTTCGAGGGGACGTCCAAGGAACTGATTCTGTCTTCCATTGAACGCTATAAGAGCCAGGACACCTGGCCGGCCGTACCGGAACTGACGCCGGAAGCGTTCGATACGCTGCAAAACGTGCTGATCGATAACGGCGTGCTGAAGCCGGAAGAGAAGCTGGCGAACCTGGAGGAAGTGGCGGACATGAGCTTCGTGCGCAAAATCGGCCAAGAAGGGAAGTAA